From one Lycorma delicatula isolate Av1 chromosome 2, ASM4794821v1, whole genome shotgun sequence genomic stretch:
- the LOC142320214 gene encoding uncharacterized protein LOC142320214 has protein sequence MADPPPHHCKDCGLVFDSSKSLDVHLHYHKENLLSKWAQQPSSDESNNNHVKKNNRTTAVPADSSDSTNTMSADRYYQHHIPVTSYVPTPSHEESTYVLGGGSGFPQLARTPTPNSCSSQSPHHQTVPTSNSYRFHPYQQYSVAVSPDHHRNGNVTSSSPQQCEKCGFVCESGSVLMEHLSVAHPPTPSPDIFDHGDLNIKIEPGASQAEILDLDSHKVHVYQPPPPPPPPPQEHSVSALMSWVNNVPDKERFHPQNGSGLSSPDCYGNVSTTTVSPPDHSELLPHQQPTTYQYDHISQLGTNSQQQISSTQIPMVVNHQTQNKMLKPGSGSWKANDARRPKTYNCSACNKWFTSSGHLKRHYNTTLHKNAVKQSGAPDPATMPISAHHHPHKDPNYMSPQSPNEPQEDPQPPPPPQPSSQMQQQQQQQQQPPQLLNHHFLPSPPNLMAGPSEVTGGLLLHTTPYQEVMSPTHPTATFLPFPPTHTYPPPQHPNFLPPHVSTDPQVTNNISGNMSVLDIQNYLLEAGKRDLMQEQLPLPSFSQFQNNNFMPIFSSFHPVVSSSDSNVGGLSPDQISSNFDSIYHPQSPSGDSYSLENIHSSIDGKPFNSPSSSSNSLGSNHNNNNEAYTTSPSPDVLSSDVSIRAENTFKVNRFKLKNIKEDNSVSSTISPPPTEPRVKTPTPTPIHRCVDCDKVFNKACYLTQHNKSFHSGVKPYKCERCGKRFTAEYLHQEHLSKHAGEKPYKCEICPKQFNHKTDLRRHMCLHTGDKPYACDYCGKGFIRKDHMLKHCETHKRRPSGQRFQKQNTSLIESLKQHHQQQMQHSPQATATPPPAITSAPPTHNPAVHTLQLVM, from the coding sequence ATGGCTGATCCTCCGCCACACCACTGTAAAGACTGCGGTCTGGTTTTCGACAGCAGCAAATCTCTTGACGTACATCTACATTATCACAAGGAAAATCTTCTGAGCAAATGGGCCCAGCAACCGAGCAGCGACGAGTCGAATAACAACCATGTCAAGAAGAATAACCGAACGACGGCCGTCCCGGCAGATTCCAGCGATTCTACCAACACGATGTCAGCTGACAGGTATTATCAACATCATATACCTGTTACTTCTTATGTGCCGACCCCGTCTCATGAAGAATCTACATACGTTCTCGGAGGGGGTTCTGGTTTTCCCCAATTAGCTAGAACACCTACTCCTAATTCGTGTTCTTCACAGTCTCCACATCATCAGACGGTGCCTACATCGAACAGCTACCGCTTTCATCCTTACCAGCAGTATTCCGTTGCGGTATCGCCAGACCACCATAGAAATGGTAACGTTACTTCATCTTCTCCACAACAGTGTGAAAAGTGCGGTTTTGTTTGTGAATCCGGATCAGTGCTCATGGAACACCTTTCTGTTGCTCATCCACCGACGCCTAGTCCTGATATTTTCGATCACGGGGACCTTAATATTAAAATCGAACCTGGGGCTTCGCAAGCAGAAATTTTAGATCTTGATTCTCATAAAGTTCACGTGTACCAACCTCCACCGCCCCCTCCACCGCCGCCACAAGAACATTCAGTTTCTGCTCTGATGTCTTGGGTAAATAATGTTCCTGATAAAGAGAGGTTTCATCCTCAAAACGGCAGCGGGTTATCATCTCCAGACTGCTACGGAAATGTTTCAACCACTACTGTGTCTCCACCCGATCATTCTGAACTGTTACCTCACCAACAACCGACTACATATCAATACGATCATATCTCTCAGCTGGGGACCAACAGCCAGCAACAAATTTCTAGCACTCAGATTCCAATGGTTGTAAATCATCAGACgcagaataaaatgttaaaaccggGTAGCGGTTCTTGGAAAGCTAATGACGCCCGGCGTCCGAAGACTTATAATTGTTCGGCCTGCAACAAGTGGTTTACGAGCTCTGGACATCTGAAGAGACATTATAATACGACGCTTCATAAAAACGCGGTAAAGCAGAGTGGAGCACCAGACCCGGCAACGATGCCGATTAGTGCGCATCACCACCCGCACAAAGATCCGAACTACATGTCTCCTCAAAGTCCGAACGAACCTCAAGAAGATCCGCAGCCGCCGCCGCCGCCGCAGCCTTCTTCGCAGatgcagcagcagcagcaacaacaacaacaaccacCTCAACTCCTTAATCACCATTTTTTACCTAGTCCCCCAAACTTGATGGCAGGCCCTTCGGAGGTCACGGGGGGCCTGCTGTTACACACTACTCCGTATCAGGAGGTCATGTCCCCTACGCACCCCACGGCCACTTTCCTGCCTTTCCCTCCTACCCATACCTACCCTCCTCCGCAGCACCCAAACTTCCTGCCCCCCCACGTTTCTACCGACCCGCAGGTTACCAACAACATTTCTGGTAATATGAGCGTGCTGGATATTCAAAACTACTTATTGGAGGCGGGAAAGCGGGATTTAATGCAGGAGCAATTGCCATTGCCTAGCTTCTCTCAGTTCCAAAACAACAACTTCATGCCGATTTTCTCGTCCTTCCATCCAGTTGTCAGCTCCAGTGACTCTAACGTGGGGGGGCTCAGTCCGGATCAAATTTCGTCCAATTTTGATTCTATATATCATCCTCAGAGTCCATCGGGTGACTCTTACAGTTTAGAAAACATTCATTCGTCGATCGACGGGAAACCTTTTAATTCGCCTAGCAGTAGCAGTAACAGCTTGGGCAGTAATCACAACAATAACAACGAAGCTTATACTACGTCACCATCGCCCGATGTTCTATCGTCTGATGTTTCGATACGAGCGGAAAACACGTTTAAGGTGAATaggtttaagttaaaaaatattaaagaagataATTCTGTGTCTAGTACTATAAGCCCACCGCCGACGGAACCGCGAGTTAAAACGCCGACTCCGACACCTATACATAGATGTGTGGATTGCGATAAGGTATTTAATAAAGCTTGCTATTTAACGCAACATAACAAAAGTTTCCATTCAGGAGTAAAACCGTACAAATGCGAGAGATGCGGCAAGAGGTTCACGGCAGAATATCTTCATCAGGAACACTTGAGCAAACATGCCGGTGAAAAGCCTTACAAGTGTGAAATATGTCCGAAGCAATTCAATCACAAAACCGATTTAAGGCGGCACATGTGTTTACATACGGGAGATAAACCGTACGCTTGTGATTATTGCGGCAAGGGATTCATAAGGAAAGACCACATGTTAAAACACTGTGAAACTCATAAAAGACGACCGTCGGGACAGCGTTTTCAGAAGCAAAATACTTCGCTGATCGAATCGTTAAAACAGCATCATCAACAACAGATGCAACATTCACCACAAGCGACAGCAACACCGCCGCCAGCGATCACTTCAGCGCCTCCTACCCACAATCCGGCAGTACACACACTTCAGTtggtaatgtaa